A stretch of Spirosoma oryzicola DNA encodes these proteins:
- a CDS encoding glucose 1-dehydrogenase yields the protein MESQSPLTNEKMLFDLTGKVALITGASKGIGEDIARLYARFGANVVVSSRKQDVLDQLATDIRAQGGEATGIAAHVGDMEQLKQLVDKTVNVYGGIDILVNNAASNPVFGPALDCDGMAFDKIMQANVKAPFELSKLCYPSMKARGGGSIIMMSSIAGHTPDPGLGIYSVSKASLNMLTKVLAKEWGPDGIRVNAICPGLIKTKFSQALWQNEQILDHFTKRLPIARMGTTDEISPLALFLASDASSYSTGSLFYADGGTVI from the coding sequence ATGGAAAGCCAGTCTCCCCTTACCAACGAAAAAATGTTATTCGACCTCACCGGCAAAGTTGCCCTTATTACAGGTGCCAGCAAAGGTATCGGCGAAGACATTGCCCGGCTATATGCCCGCTTCGGCGCAAACGTCGTTGTGAGCAGCCGCAAGCAGGATGTACTGGACCAATTAGCCACCGACATACGGGCGCAGGGCGGAGAGGCTACTGGCATTGCCGCTCACGTTGGCGATATGGAGCAGCTAAAGCAACTGGTTGACAAAACGGTAAACGTGTATGGCGGCATTGATATTCTGGTAAATAACGCGGCATCAAACCCGGTTTTTGGACCGGCGCTCGACTGCGATGGTATGGCATTCGACAAGATCATGCAAGCCAACGTAAAGGCTCCGTTTGAGTTAAGTAAACTGTGTTATCCAAGCATGAAAGCGCGTGGTGGCGGCAGTATTATCATGATGAGCAGCATTGCCGGTCACACACCCGACCCCGGTTTAGGCATCTACAGCGTCAGCAAGGCGTCGCTCAATATGCTGACCAAGGTGCTGGCAAAGGAATGGGGACCCGACGGTATCCGCGTCAATGCCATTTGCCCCGGCCTGATCAAAACCAAATTTAGCCAGGCTCTCTGGCAGAACGAGCAAATTCTGGACCATTTCACCAAACGACTGCCCATTGCCCGCATGGGTACAACCGACGAAATTAGCCCACTGGCACTTTTCCTGGCTTCGGATGCGTCCTCGTACAGCACCGGTAGTTTGTTTTATGCCGATGGTGGGACAGTAATCTAA
- a CDS encoding right-handed parallel beta-helix repeat-containing protein, protein MNYVATHAQGPRPTRLAFVKKVSTLLLSAALLVTGCKKPQVEPVDALTANAGPDQTVQVGQTVTLDGTASHDGQGKAITFQWTVTKKPAASTVTLTAPTTTKPTFVPDEVGEYELEVAVSNGAITNVDKVLVTASVAQPLTLDKDITVKTILEDRIASPNLPDYIVPRNIAVKHELTIKPGVVIAFERDVRFDINDEGGILIAKGTADKKIRFIGVGQTKGYWIGIMLYSESNVNVMEHVEVLHAGSRTMLDGKKTGMAMFKQSQLALKNNLFAQNDGYGLLVQEEAILREFSTNVFSNNSEAGIIVSTENVAKLDVASVFTSGNGRNVVEVNGSYIGHSNGSDGEINWKGFADKTPYRLLNTIAVRTGWRLHPGVTVEAARDVTVIINEEGYLLAKGTAEQKIRFTGAANTTAYWVGILSHSTSTQNSIDQAEISNAGSKAIVSGKRANLALYGHDAAMTIRNTRISGSGGYGILVGYYASINDDANASNTFEGNAQARIQYEE, encoded by the coding sequence ATGAACTACGTTGCTACCCATGCTCAAGGTCCTCGCCCCACGAGACTGGCATTCGTTAAAAAAGTAAGTACCCTGCTGCTAAGCGCTGCGCTGCTCGTGACGGGCTGTAAAAAACCGCAGGTCGAACCCGTTGATGCGCTGACCGCCAACGCAGGTCCTGACCAGACGGTTCAGGTTGGACAAACCGTAACGTTAGATGGTACAGCATCGCACGATGGTCAGGGTAAAGCTATCACGTTTCAATGGACCGTTACGAAGAAACCAGCGGCCAGTACGGTCACGTTAACGGCACCCACTACGACCAAGCCAACGTTTGTACCTGATGAAGTGGGTGAATACGAATTGGAGGTAGCTGTTTCAAACGGGGCTATAACAAACGTTGACAAAGTTCTGGTTACGGCTTCTGTTGCGCAGCCGCTGACGCTGGATAAAGACATTACGGTGAAGACAATACTGGAGGATCGCATTGCTAGTCCGAATCTGCCGGACTATATCGTTCCCAGAAACATTGCCGTTAAACACGAACTGACTATCAAGCCCGGCGTTGTAATTGCGTTTGAGCGGGATGTACGGTTTGACATCAACGACGAGGGTGGAATCCTGATTGCCAAGGGAACAGCCGACAAAAAGATACGTTTCATCGGGGTTGGGCAAACCAAAGGGTACTGGATCGGTATTATGCTGTATTCCGAAAGCAATGTTAATGTGATGGAGCATGTCGAGGTATTACACGCCGGAAGCCGAACCATGCTGGACGGTAAAAAAACGGGGATGGCCATGTTCAAGCAGAGCCAACTGGCACTGAAAAACAACCTGTTCGCGCAAAATGACGGCTATGGATTGCTTGTTCAGGAAGAAGCGATTCTGCGTGAGTTTTCGACAAACGTATTTAGCAACAACAGCGAAGCCGGTATCATCGTATCGACGGAAAACGTTGCCAAACTGGACGTTGCTTCGGTATTCACCAGCGGCAACGGGCGTAACGTGGTAGAAGTGAATGGGTCGTACATCGGCCATTCGAACGGCAGCGACGGCGAAATCAACTGGAAAGGTTTTGCCGATAAAACGCCGTACCGGCTGCTGAATACCATCGCGGTACGCACTGGCTGGCGTCTACATCCGGGCGTAACCGTCGAAGCTGCGCGTGATGTCACGGTGATCATCAATGAAGAAGGGTATCTGCTGGCTAAGGGAACGGCTGAACAGAAGATCCGGTTTACCGGAGCAGCCAACACAACGGCGTACTGGGTCGGAATTTTGAGCCACTCAACGAGTACGCAAAACAGCATCGATCAGGCCGAGATCAGCAACGCGGGCAGCAAGGCGATTGTATCGGGCAAGCGGGCTAATCTGGCGCTCTACGGCCATGACGCAGCTATGACTATTCGCAATACCCGGATCAGTGGGAGTGGGGGTTACGGTATCCTGGTTGGTTACTACGCGTCGATCAACGACGATGCCAACGCCAGCAATACCTTTGAGGGTAACGCGCAAGCCCGTATTCAGTACGAAGAATAA
- a CDS encoding sodium:solute symporter, which produces MSTLDWSILVLTLLGVMLYGVVRSRKSQSMDDYLLAGRSLPWYHVGLSVMATQASAVTFLSAPGQGFSDGMRFVQFYFGLPLAMVVLSVTFVPIFHKLKIFTAYEYLETRFDARVRTLTAGLFLLQRGLSTGLSIYAPAIILSTILGWNIYWTNLIMGGIVLIYTVFGGTKAISYTHLQQMAIVTFAMVLAGYLTVKLLPDGVGFVDALHVAGKAGRMNLIDLKFDPNSRYNIWSGLIGGFFLQLSYFGTDQSQVGRYLTGESIGQSRLGLLMNGLLKVPMQFLIVLVGVLVFVFYQYNPSPTFFNKQETDKLKEGPYARAYQLAEIKHQNLTSHRQRVVADMQAALQRKDDAAQEAATASLRETDDALKTVKDDVVKLIKENNPAADTNDVNYVFLRFVLDYLPHGLIGLLIAVIFSASMGSIAAAYSSLASTTVVDVYKRLYNHDGDDAHYLTVSRWATIGWGVFCIVVAQFANQFGSMIEAVNILGSLFYGVILGVFVVAFYVKSIGGAATFWAAIIAEILVILSWHFELTAFLWLNVIGCLLVVGIAWVLQRLIRA; this is translated from the coding sequence ATGAGTACACTGGATTGGAGTATACTGGTTCTGACGTTGTTGGGCGTCATGCTGTACGGTGTTGTGCGCAGTCGAAAAAGCCAGAGTATGGACGATTACCTGCTGGCCGGTCGGTCGTTACCCTGGTATCATGTTGGGTTGTCGGTCATGGCAACGCAGGCTAGTGCCGTAACTTTTCTGTCGGCACCGGGGCAGGGATTCAGCGACGGAATGCGCTTCGTGCAGTTTTATTTTGGCTTACCACTGGCTATGGTCGTTCTGTCGGTGACGTTCGTGCCGATCTTTCATAAACTCAAAATTTTTACGGCCTACGAATACCTGGAAACCCGTTTCGACGCACGAGTTCGGACCCTGACGGCGGGCTTGTTTTTGCTCCAGCGGGGCCTTTCGACCGGTTTATCCATCTACGCGCCAGCGATTATCCTTTCGACCATTCTGGGTTGGAATATTTACTGGACCAATCTGATCATGGGCGGAATTGTCCTGATCTACACCGTTTTTGGCGGGACAAAAGCCATCTCGTACACGCACCTCCAGCAAATGGCGATTGTCACGTTTGCAATGGTACTGGCTGGTTACCTGACCGTTAAACTACTGCCCGACGGCGTAGGTTTCGTCGATGCGCTGCACGTAGCCGGTAAAGCCGGACGTATGAACCTGATCGATCTTAAATTCGATCCCAACAGTCGCTACAACATCTGGTCAGGGCTGATTGGCGGTTTCTTTTTACAGCTATCTTATTTCGGCACCGACCAGTCGCAGGTGGGGCGCTACCTGACCGGAGAGTCGATTGGACAAAGCCGGTTGGGACTGCTCATGAACGGCTTGCTGAAAGTGCCGATGCAGTTCCTGATCGTGTTGGTTGGCGTGCTGGTGTTTGTATTTTACCAGTATAATCCGTCGCCAACGTTTTTCAATAAGCAGGAAACAGACAAACTCAAAGAAGGTCCGTACGCCCGCGCGTATCAACTGGCCGAAATAAAGCACCAGAACTTGACCAGCCACCGTCAGCGGGTCGTTGCCGATATGCAGGCCGCTCTCCAACGCAAGGACGATGCCGCGCAGGAAGCAGCCACCGCCAGCCTACGCGAAACCGACGACGCGCTAAAAACGGTAAAAGACGATGTGGTGAAACTCATTAAAGAAAACAACCCCGCTGCGGATACCAATGACGTGAACTACGTATTTCTGCGGTTTGTGCTCGATTACCTCCCGCATGGTCTGATTGGTTTGCTCATTGCCGTAATTTTTAGCGCGTCGATGGGGTCCATTGCGGCTGCTTACAGTTCGCTGGCTTCCACCACCGTCGTCGACGTATACAAGCGGTTGTATAACCACGACGGCGACGACGCGCATTACCTGACGGTGTCGCGCTGGGCTACCATCGGCTGGGGGGTATTCTGCATCGTTGTCGCGCAGTTCGCCAACCAGTTTGGCAGTATGATCGAAGCCGTCAACATTCTGGGTTCCCTGTTCTATGGCGTTATTCTGGGCGTGTTCGTGGTTGCGTTTTACGTCAAATCAATCGGTGGCGCAGCTACGTTCTGGGCAGCCATCATCGCGGAGATTCTGGTTATTCTCAGCTGGCACTTTGAACTGACGGCTTTCCTGTGGCTGAACGTGATTGGATGCCTGTTGGTTGTCGGTATTGCGTGGGTCCTTCAACGATTGATTCGGGCTTAA
- a CDS encoding DUF2911 domain-containing protein, with translation MRKLSLSVATLCLAAQLSTAQIKLPSPSPGATVGQTLGTTDFSITYSRPSLKGRTPFTDAFVPAGKVWRTGANGATAFTTSTDVMINSKTLPAGSYAILSIPDKNDWTLIFNKNKSVTEQNYKQDEDVLRVQLKPTTTGEKLETFTIGFSDLTDSTAKLNFMWADVKATADLRVDVSANAAANVDKAVAEKPDDPAVLQAAASYNLSKGRNLDQALSWIDKSVAAKETYRNLFVKSQILGKMGKYADALPVAQKALTLGQSSNDAAFSFFKEGIEKSIAEYSTKVPATPAKGAKGKKKA, from the coding sequence ATGCGTAAACTTTCGCTTTCGGTCGCCACACTTTGCCTGGCGGCTCAGTTATCCACCGCTCAGATTAAGTTGCCATCACCTAGCCCTGGCGCAACAGTAGGGCAAACCCTTGGGACCACCGATTTCAGCATTACCTATTCTCGTCCGAGCCTGAAAGGTCGCACGCCCTTTACGGACGCGTTTGTACCAGCGGGTAAAGTTTGGCGGACGGGTGCCAATGGCGCAACGGCCTTCACAACATCAACGGATGTGATGATCAATAGCAAAACGCTCCCCGCCGGAAGCTACGCCATCCTATCGATTCCCGACAAGAACGACTGGACGTTGATTTTCAACAAAAACAAATCGGTTACCGAACAAAACTACAAGCAGGACGAAGATGTACTGCGCGTTCAGCTCAAGCCAACGACGACGGGTGAAAAACTGGAAACGTTCACCATCGGCTTCAGCGATTTAACCGACAGCACCGCGAAACTAAACTTTATGTGGGCCGACGTTAAAGCAACGGCTGATCTGCGCGTTGACGTTTCGGCGAATGCAGCCGCCAACGTAGACAAGGCCGTAGCCGAAAAACCCGACGATCCGGCGGTATTGCAGGCAGCCGCCAGCTACAATCTGTCAAAGGGTCGTAATCTGGATCAGGCACTGAGCTGGATCGACAAGTCGGTGGCCGCAAAAGAAACGTACCGGAACCTGTTCGTTAAATCACAGATTCTGGGTAAGATGGGTAAATACGCTGATGCGCTGCCCGTAGCCCAGAAAGCGCTAACGCTCGGCCAGTCCTCAAACGATGCTGCTTTCTCCTTCTTCAAAGAGGGCATTGAAAAAAGCATCGCCGAATATTCGACCAAAGTACCCGCTACACCCGCCAAAGGTGCAAAAGGCAAGAAAAAAGCGTAA